One part of the Methanococcoides sp. AM1 genome encodes these proteins:
- a CDS encoding PAS domain S-box protein — MTGNLKKHISTFEKELSLKNQAIESNVSAIALTDLEGEIIYINSTFLKMFGFDNKNYFLCRHAANFWNKQTEATEIIKIVQETGHWSGELTVKKKNGSKLITLFSASIIRDNSKKPVAMMTSFIDISKQRELENDLETIFNSINDEIAIFNLEGQFLEANQITFDKLGYTKDELMQMTVMDITPPEFRETLREQVFEKLEQGGGIVETVSKHKDGSLVSIELNIRPIEYKGNPAVITVARDTTERKKTETALKASEKKYSTLVENGNDGIVIIQDYLLKFVNQKFIDISGFPKKELIGSPFFNLVSTEYKELSMKRHEQRFSSNNIPNNYEIDILSENGSLIPVEISGSVIEYEGKPANMAILRDITERKTMEQKIRETDLKNQAILNALPDLIFQFTIDGTIIDYRPSPEIDTYVQPKEFLGKKVNEVLPKEIATGIFSSIEQVVKTTKIQRFDYQLLIDGKMNYFEARLVLSGEDSILAIVSDITERKLAESELKKSEEKYSALVENGNDGILIVQDGLLKFVNSKMAEMTGYNLEEPIGTPFLEYVNEAHRKLVLEKYEQKLENGNNNRSRYEFDILSKDGNKI; from the coding sequence ATGACTGGTAATCTTAAAAAGCATATATCTACTTTTGAAAAAGAACTATCACTAAAAAATCAGGCTATCGAATCAAATGTTAGTGCTATTGCTTTAACAGATCTAGAGGGAGAGATCATCTACATAAACAGTACTTTTTTGAAAATGTTCGGATTTGATAACAAAAACTATTTTTTGTGTAGACATGCAGCCAACTTCTGGAATAAACAGACTGAAGCAACAGAAATAATAAAAATTGTTCAGGAAACAGGTCATTGGTCTGGTGAGCTCACAGTTAAAAAGAAGAATGGTTCAAAGCTCATAACACTTTTTTCTGCTAGTATCATAAGGGACAATTCTAAGAAACCAGTTGCTATGATGACATCTTTCATAGATATTTCCAAGCAGAGGGAGTTGGAAAACGATCTTGAAACGATATTTAATTCCATTAACGATGAAATTGCTATATTTAACCTTGAAGGACAGTTCTTAGAAGCAAACCAGATCACGTTTGATAAATTGGGATACACAAAGGATGAATTAATGCAAATGACGGTGATGGACATAACACCACCTGAATTTAGAGAAACACTGCGTGAACAAGTTTTTGAAAAATTAGAACAGGGAGGCGGAATCGTCGAAACTGTCAGTAAGCACAAAGATGGTTCTTTGGTATCAATTGAACTTAACATTCGTCCGATCGAATACAAAGGAAATCCTGCAGTCATAACCGTTGCCAGGGATACAACCGAACGAAAGAAAACAGAAACTGCATTGAAAGCGAGTGAAAAGAAATACTCAACTCTGGTTGAAAACGGAAATGATGGTATTGTTATAATTCAAGATTATTTGCTTAAATTTGTAAATCAAAAATTCATAGATATATCCGGGTTTCCAAAGAAGGAATTGATCGGAAGCCCATTTTTTAATCTCGTTTCAACTGAATATAAGGAACTCTCAATGAAAAGACATGAACAGAGATTTAGCAGTAATAATATTCCAAACAATTATGAGATCGATATCTTGTCAGAGAATGGTAGCCTTATTCCAGTGGAGATAAGTGGATCTGTTATCGAGTATGAAGGCAAACCCGCAAATATGGCAATACTTCGCGATATCACTGAACGCAAGACAATGGAACAAAAGATTAGAGAAACTGACTTGAAAAACCAGGCAATTCTGAACGCTTTACCTGATTTGATATTCCAATTTACTATAGATGGAACAATTATTGATTATCGCCCATCTCCTGAGATCGATACATATGTTCAACCTAAAGAGTTTTTAGGCAAAAAAGTCAACGAAGTTCTGCCAAAAGAAATTGCAACCGGGATATTTTCCTCAATTGAGCAAGTGGTCAAAACAACAAAAATTCAACGTTTTGATTACCAGCTTCTGATAGATGGAAAAATGAACTATTTTGAAGCTCGGCTGGTCCTTAGCGGAGAAGATTCTATATTGGCCATTGTTTCAGATATCACAGAGCGTAAGTTAGCAGAGAGTGAATTGAAGAAAAGTGAAGAAAAATATTCAGCTCTGGTAGAAAATGGAAATGATGGTATTCTTATTGTTCAGGACGGTTTGTTGAAATTTGTTAACTCAAAAATGGCAGAAATGACAGGTTACAATCTGGAAGAACCGATTGGAACTCCATTTTTAGAATATGTAAATGAAGCTCACCGAAAATTGGTTCTTGAGA